The following are encoded together in the Azotosporobacter soli genome:
- a CDS encoding menaquinone biosynthesis protein: protein MIQRPRVGHIDFINCLPLSYAWNCDAYADGLEIVRATPAELNQAVVEERLEASPVSSIIYARKSENLLLLPDVSISAAGALKSILLVAKRPIDELCQSRIALTAKSATSHCLLKIILHQAYRATPDYFISAQGLAEGVLDTAEAVLLIGDDALHAYYHRSAELYYYDIGAEWKKLTGLMMVYAVWVVNRDFALAQPEMIRRIAKCIHGGFAYGLQNLSAAAASLQGQKDFSIEQIVEYIGLLNYKLTDEHQAALLTYYQMANELNLIDRVPKIQFAQV, encoded by the coding sequence ATGATACAGAGACCAAGAGTGGGGCACATTGATTTTATCAACTGTCTGCCGCTTAGCTATGCCTGGAACTGCGACGCTTATGCGGATGGGCTTGAAATTGTACGGGCGACTCCGGCCGAATTGAATCAGGCTGTCGTTGAAGAACGGCTCGAGGCGAGTCCGGTATCCTCAATTATTTACGCACGCAAAAGTGAAAATTTGTTGTTGCTGCCGGATGTCTCAATCAGCGCAGCGGGTGCGTTAAAAAGTATCTTGTTAGTGGCGAAGCGTCCCATTGACGAACTTTGCCAAAGTCGAATCGCGCTGACAGCCAAATCGGCTACGTCGCATTGTCTGTTGAAGATCATTTTGCACCAGGCGTATCGGGCGACGCCGGATTATTTTATCAGCGCGCAAGGTCTTGCGGAAGGTGTGCTCGATACTGCGGAGGCGGTACTGCTGATTGGCGATGATGCACTGCATGCTTACTATCACCGATCGGCGGAGCTTTATTATTATGATATCGGCGCTGAGTGGAAAAAGCTGACCGGTTTGATGATGGTGTATGCAGTTTGGGTCGTCAATCGTGATTTCGCATTGGCGCAGCCGGAGATGATACGGCGAATTGCAAAGTGCATTCACGGCGGATTTGCTTACGGTTTGCAGAACCTAAGTGCGGCCGCTGCGTCTTTGCAAGGGCAGAAAGATTTTTCAATAGAGCAAATCGTTGAATATATCGGTCTGCTTAACTATAAACTGACGGACGAGCATCAAGCGGCGTTGTTAACGTATTATCAAATGGCAAACGAGTTAAATTTGATTGATCGAGTACCAAAAATTCAATTTGCACAGGTGTGA
- the mqnE gene encoding aminofutalosine synthase MqnE, translating to MKNTESVMDKAKNGRRLSFEDALALYHHEDLLEVAEAARMAKERKSGNRVFYNVNRHLNLSNICAAGCPLCAFACGKNDETAYAMDIEDVDELLTETMLNVTGLTEMHMVSSLHPEKPFSFYEEVIRQIKRRMPDVHLKAFTPVEIVHFSSISGLTIREVLARLKYAGLDSLPGGGAEILDDEIRKIICPHKATSQEWIEVMETAHSLGLPTNATMLYGHVETIEQRIRHLITLREIQDRTGGFQAFVSFPFHPENTALSHLKRVSAWEDMKMIALARLVLDNFDHIKAFWMMLTLPLAQLSLAFGVDDLDGTVQEERIIHAAGAKTGSGIGKAELVALIQETGYQPVERDTFYQPVGCEDGVVEK from the coding sequence ATGAAAAACACAGAATCAGTAATGGATAAAGCGAAAAACGGGAGACGACTCTCGTTTGAAGATGCGCTGGCGTTGTACCACCATGAAGATTTGTTGGAAGTTGCCGAAGCGGCGCGCATGGCTAAAGAACGAAAATCAGGCAATCGGGTTTTTTACAATGTGAATCGTCATCTTAATTTGAGTAATATTTGTGCGGCGGGTTGCCCGCTTTGTGCGTTTGCCTGCGGAAAAAATGACGAAACGGCATATGCGATGGACATTGAGGATGTCGACGAGTTGTTGACGGAAACGATGCTCAATGTAACAGGGCTTACGGAAATGCATATGGTAAGTTCCTTGCACCCGGAGAAGCCTTTTTCCTTTTATGAAGAAGTGATTCGTCAGATTAAACGGCGTATGCCGGATGTACACCTCAAAGCGTTTACTCCGGTTGAAATTGTGCATTTTTCCTCTATTTCAGGCCTGACGATTCGTGAAGTCCTGGCGCGGCTTAAATATGCCGGCCTCGATTCGTTGCCTGGCGGTGGTGCGGAAATTCTCGATGATGAAATCCGGAAAATTATCTGTCCACATAAGGCAACCAGTCAGGAATGGATTGAAGTTATGGAAACGGCGCACAGTTTAGGTTTGCCGACGAATGCGACGATGCTTTATGGGCATGTGGAAACGATAGAGCAGCGTATCCGTCATTTGATTACCCTACGTGAAATTCAGGATCGTACTGGGGGCTTTCAAGCGTTTGTTTCGTTTCCTTTTCATCCGGAAAATACGGCGCTTTCCCATTTAAAACGCGTCAGCGCATGGGAAGATATGAAAATGATTGCGCTTGCCCGTCTGGTGCTTGATAATTTTGACCATATCAAGGCTTTTTGGATGATGCTGACATTGCCGTTAGCCCAATTGTCATTGGCTTTTGGCGTGGATGACCTAGACGGGACCGTGCAGGAAGAACGAATCATTCATGCGGCCGGCGCTAAGACTGGTTCTGGAATCGGCAAAGCAGAGCTGGTAGCGCTGATTCAAGAGACCGGTTATCAGCCGGTAGAACGCGACACCTTTTATCAGCCGGTCGGATGCGAGGATGGAGTGGTGGAGAAATGA
- the tsaE gene encoding tRNA (adenosine(37)-N6)-threonylcarbamoyltransferase complex ATPase subunit type 1 TsaE, whose product MMWQCSTKSPEETQQLAVLLARHLPSRAVVCLAGDLGAGKTLFVKALAAALGVEEEVTSPTFTLVNVYQGRQVIYHFDLYRLAMLEQLVDIGFEEYVNSDGICLIEWPDEFRAAMPEQYLWIEISIAGENLRNWRFLPQGAEYEVISEELKKSCPYLR is encoded by the coding sequence ATGATGTGGCAATGTAGCACTAAATCGCCGGAGGAAACGCAACAACTGGCAGTGTTGTTAGCGCGGCATTTACCATCTAGGGCGGTTGTCTGCCTAGCCGGAGATCTCGGGGCCGGAAAAACGCTGTTTGTCAAGGCTTTAGCTGCGGCGCTCGGCGTAGAAGAAGAGGTGACGAGTCCGACTTTTACGCTGGTTAATGTTTATCAGGGGCGCCAGGTTATCTACCATTTTGACTTATATCGCCTGGCAATGCTTGAACAACTTGTGGATATTGGCTTCGAAGAATATGTGAATAGTGACGGCATTTGCCTGATTGAATGGCCGGATGAATTTCGGGCGGCGATGCCGGAACAATACTTATGGATTGAAATCAGCATAGCGGGAGAAAATCTGCGTAATTGGCGATTCTTACCACAAGGGGCTGAATATGAAGTGATCAGTGAGGAGTTGAAGAAATCGTGCCCATACTTGCGCTAG
- a CDS encoding sensor histidine kinase codes for METAGEICRRQMLLAPAQIAVLDRVAAALELVSDLAHSQVTVYIKGSEAGTLVVAAQVRPHTTFVQHRSNLAGTVVHGSEEPLVWRTMSSGQPISGQREWALGMLMKMQTYPLRDAAGALIAVVSFETTLDEARAEGHELLIETAYWLLAAVGIAASSTLYRSLTASDGVILVSAEGKVIFANSAADSLYKVLGVGNVVGRRIYERQLHMRLLQKAVNNREVYEAELAVGPLVITQRAIPILRENEVRRAILIVTDRTELKKKERELLIKSAVIQEIHHRVKNNLQTIASLLRLQARRTHSPEVKAALRESVNRILSISVVHEFLSQQDAEVIDVMEVAKNILDLVMQNMLEPGFTLHTVFNGETVILPSEQASNLALVINELIQNSIEHAFPGRHEGTIGVDVVAQPEQYCIRIYDDGIGLPDDFTLQSSNSLGLQIVRTLVESDLGGKFEFFNQNGTSACITISRSTEEGA; via the coding sequence GTGGAAACGGCGGGAGAAATTTGTCGGCGGCAAATGTTATTGGCGCCGGCTCAGATTGCGGTGCTGGATCGCGTAGCAGCGGCCTTGGAGTTAGTCAGCGATTTAGCTCACTCCCAGGTTACGGTTTATATAAAGGGATCTGAAGCCGGGACGCTCGTTGTGGCTGCACAGGTTCGTCCGCATACAACGTTTGTCCAACACCGTTCGAATCTGGCGGGTACTGTGGTGCATGGCAGCGAAGAACCGTTGGTTTGGCGTACGATGAGCAGCGGCCAACCCATCAGTGGGCAACGTGAATGGGCGCTCGGCATGCTGATGAAAATGCAGACCTATCCGCTTCGTGATGCTGCGGGGGCGCTGATAGCAGTCGTCAGTTTTGAGACGACGCTTGATGAAGCGCGCGCAGAAGGCCATGAATTGTTAATTGAAACGGCGTATTGGCTGTTGGCGGCGGTAGGCATAGCCGCCAGTTCTACTTTGTACCGTTCTCTCACTGCCAGTGATGGCGTCATCTTGGTCAGTGCGGAAGGGAAAGTCATTTTTGCTAATTCTGCAGCCGACAGTTTGTACAAGGTGCTTGGTGTGGGTAATGTAGTGGGCCGACGAATCTACGAACGGCAGCTTCATATGCGGTTACTGCAGAAAGCAGTTAATAATCGTGAAGTCTATGAGGCGGAATTGGCAGTTGGACCGCTCGTTATTACGCAACGAGCCATTCCTATTTTGCGTGAAAATGAAGTGCGACGGGCAATCCTGATTGTAACGGATCGCACGGAATTGAAAAAAAAAGAACGGGAATTACTGATAAAGTCAGCGGTCATACAGGAAATCCATCATCGGGTGAAGAATAATCTACAAACAATTGCCAGTCTTTTACGCTTGCAGGCTCGGCGAACTCATTCGCCAGAGGTCAAGGCGGCTCTTCGAGAAAGTGTGAATCGTATTTTAAGCATATCGGTGGTACATGAATTTTTATCGCAGCAGGATGCTGAAGTGATTGACGTAATGGAAGTGGCCAAGAACATTTTGGATTTGGTCATGCAAAATATGCTGGAACCTGGATTTACTCTGCATACGGTATTTAATGGCGAAACGGTCATTCTACCATCGGAGCAGGCCAGCAATTTGGCGCTGGTGATTAATGAATTGATCCAAAATTCGATTGAACATGCTTTTCCAGGTCGCCACGAAGGTACAATCGGTGTTGATGTGGTGGCGCAGCCTGAACAATATTGCATTCGCATTTATGATGATGGAATCGGTCTGCCGGACGATTTCACGTTGCAAAGCAGCAATAGTCTTGGATTGCAAATTGTTCGTACCTTAGTTGAAAGTGATTTGGGTGGAAAATTTGAATTTTTTAACCAAAATGGAACCAGTGCGTGCATAACGATTTCCCGCAGCACAGAGGAAGGGGCATAA
- the thiL gene encoding thiamine-phosphate kinase, which yields MDIRQIGEFGLIERIREDAIVEAATVVAGIGDDAAVVLATPKHFQLLTTDMLVESVHFDLSTISPWQLGYKAIAVNLSDIAAMGGIPRQVLISLALPSDVTIEFVDGLYQGIKEICRQHVVNIVGGDTVSSPNGIVINVVVLGEVEPAYLQRRSGANAGDLIVVTGNLGDSSAGLELLQRGRWEEFKFAWPLVTSHLTPRPHLKEGRVLAAHTATSMNDISDGLASEANEIANASQVCLRIDAERIPVSTELREAAIHLGKDSLEYALYGGEDYKLLATLPPEALAAVSAQVDVTVIGVVEKGEPGVFLLEENGALLRLEAKGYNHFRQNEKGEHDVAM from the coding sequence ATGGATATTAGGCAAATTGGCGAATTCGGTCTAATTGAGAGGATTCGTGAAGATGCAATTGTGGAAGCAGCTACTGTTGTGGCGGGAATTGGTGATGATGCGGCTGTCGTATTAGCCACGCCGAAGCACTTTCAACTGTTAACGACGGATATGCTGGTCGAAAGTGTACATTTTGATTTGTCGACAATCAGTCCATGGCAGCTCGGCTACAAAGCGATTGCCGTGAATTTGAGCGATATAGCCGCCATGGGCGGAATTCCACGTCAGGTGTTGATATCATTGGCGCTGCCAAGCGATGTGACGATTGAATTCGTAGATGGACTGTATCAAGGGATAAAAGAAATTTGCCGTCAGCATGTGGTCAATATTGTAGGCGGTGATACGGTTTCAAGTCCGAATGGCATCGTGATAAACGTAGTTGTTCTTGGTGAAGTTGAACCGGCTTATTTACAGCGGCGCAGCGGGGCAAATGCAGGCGACTTGATCGTCGTAACAGGAAATTTAGGTGATTCGTCAGCCGGCCTAGAACTACTGCAACGAGGCAGATGGGAAGAGTTTAAATTTGCTTGGCCGTTGGTGACGAGTCATCTTACGCCACGCCCACATCTTAAAGAGGGGCGAGTTCTTGCAGCGCATACGGCGACCAGCATGAATGATATCAGTGACGGCCTAGCCAGTGAAGCGAACGAAATTGCCAATGCTAGCCAGGTTTGTCTGCGTATCGATGCAGAAAGGATTCCTGTCTCGACGGAACTGCGTGAAGCTGCAATTCACTTGGGGAAAGATTCGCTTGAATATGCTCTTTATGGTGGTGAAGACTATAAACTGTTGGCGACGCTGCCGCCAGAAGCACTGGCCGCTGTAAGCGCGCAGGTGGATGTTACGGTGATTGGCGTTGTGGAAAAAGGGGAGCCTGGCGTATTTCTTCTGGAAGAAAACGGCGCTTTATTGCGTCTTGAGGCGAAAGGCTATAATCATTTTAGGCAGAACGAAAAAGGAGAGCATGATGTGGCAATGTAG
- the groES gene encoding co-chaperone GroES yields MIKPLGDRVVIKVLEGETTTKSGILLPDTAKEKPQEGEVIAVGAGKVLENGQRVALDVKTGDKIIFSKYAGTEVKFDGQEYLIVSERDILAIVE; encoded by the coding sequence ATGATTAAGCCGTTAGGCGACCGTGTTGTCATCAAAGTGTTGGAGGGCGAAACTACCACGAAGAGTGGTATTTTGTTGCCGGATACTGCTAAGGAAAAGCCGCAAGAGGGCGAAGTCATCGCCGTTGGCGCTGGAAAAGTGTTGGAAAATGGTCAACGGGTAGCGCTTGATGTAAAAACTGGCGACAAAATCATTTTCTCCAAATATGCAGGTACCGAAGTCAAGTTTGACGGACAGGAATATCTTATTGTCAGCGAACGTGATATCCTGGCTATTGTGGAGTAA
- the tsaB gene encoding tRNA (adenosine(37)-N6)-threonylcarbamoyltransferase complex dimerization subunit type 1 TsaB, with amino-acid sequence MPILALDTATMVSGVALAAQGKVIAELTLQIGKTHSEMLLPHIKELLNMAGIDKKELRAVAVSIGPGSFTGLRIGLATAKALAYALKIPLIGVSTLEALAYGAATPGALIVPLLDAQKGNVYYAAFGWDANGLREERAAGVAAIEDILAQLAQEKRPVMVLGEAAVLHRDKILAMKGEGICLAPGHIVISRASSVALLGEMMLQQGLVSDTMALEPLYIRRSEAEVLWEKRHGTAT; translated from the coding sequence GTGCCCATACTTGCGCTAGATACAGCAACCATGGTTTCCGGCGTCGCATTGGCTGCGCAGGGGAAGGTGATTGCGGAATTAACATTGCAAATCGGCAAAACGCATTCAGAAATGCTTTTGCCGCATATAAAAGAATTGCTCAATATGGCGGGAATTGATAAAAAAGAATTGCGCGCGGTAGCGGTCAGTATCGGTCCAGGATCGTTTACCGGATTGCGTATCGGGCTGGCGACGGCAAAGGCACTTGCTTATGCATTGAAGATCCCGCTTATCGGCGTCTCTACGCTGGAAGCCCTTGCGTATGGTGCGGCGACTCCCGGAGCGCTAATTGTTCCGTTGCTTGATGCGCAAAAGGGCAATGTTTATTATGCCGCTTTTGGCTGGGATGCAAATGGTTTGCGCGAAGAGCGGGCGGCAGGCGTTGCAGCAATAGAAGATATTCTTGCGCAGTTAGCGCAAGAAAAACGCCCAGTTATGGTACTCGGTGAGGCAGCTGTCTTGCATCGGGATAAAATTTTGGCAATGAAAGGCGAGGGAATCTGTCTTGCGCCGGGACATATCGTGATATCACGCGCCTCCAGTGTAGCCTTGCTGGGTGAAATGATGTTGCAGCAAGGACTGGTTTCGGACACGATGGCGTTAGAACCGCTTTATATCCGCCGATCAGAGGCTGAAGTCCTCTGGGAAAAAAGGCATGGTACAGCAACGTGA
- the groL gene encoding chaperonin GroEL (60 kDa chaperone family; promotes refolding of misfolded polypeptides especially under stressful conditions; forms two stacked rings of heptamers to form a barrel-shaped 14mer; ends can be capped by GroES; misfolded proteins enter the barrel where they are refolded when GroES binds), which translates to MAKQILFNEDARRALERGVNALANAVKVTLGPKGRNVVLDKKFGAPSVTNDGVTIARDIDLEDPFENMGAQLVKEVATKTNDVAGDGTTTATLLAQAMIREGMRNVAAGANPMIIKKGIEKAVVSLVEEIKKSSKKVETKDAIAQVASISAADAEIGNLIAEAMEKVGKDGVITVEESKGMGTNLEVVEGMQFDRGYISPYMITDTDKMEAVLNDPYILITDRKIGAIADLLPTLEKVVQQGRELLIIAEDIEGEALATLVVNKLRGTFKAVAVKAPGFGDRRKAMLEDIAALTGGTVITEEVGRKLDSVELADLGRARQIRVSKEETTVVDGAGDVALIKARVGQIKAQIEESTSDFDKEKLQERLAKLAGGVAVIQVGAATEVELKEKKYRIEDALNATRAAVEEGIVAGGGTTFISVQSALDNIVAEGDERTGVEIVRRAIEEPVRQIANNAGLEGAVVVEYVKKAAKGIGFNALTEEYVDMIAAGIVDPAKVTRSALQNAASIAAMVLTTETLVADKQEKEAAAPAGMGGMGGMGGMGGMM; encoded by the coding sequence ATGGCAAAGCAAATTCTGTTTAATGAAGACGCGCGCCGCGCGCTTGAAAGAGGCGTAAATGCCTTGGCCAACGCTGTAAAAGTAACATTGGGACCTAAGGGCCGCAATGTCGTATTAGATAAAAAATTCGGCGCTCCGTCGGTAACCAATGACGGCGTGACGATCGCTCGCGATATCGATTTGGAAGATCCGTTTGAAAACATGGGGGCGCAACTGGTAAAAGAAGTTGCTACCAAAACAAACGACGTTGCCGGTGACGGCACCACGACGGCGACGTTGTTGGCGCAGGCGATGATTCGCGAAGGCATGCGCAACGTAGCTGCCGGCGCTAACCCGATGATCATCAAAAAAGGCATCGAAAAAGCAGTTGTCTCGCTGGTTGAAGAAATTAAAAAATCGTCGAAAAAAGTAGAAACCAAAGATGCGATTGCGCAAGTTGCTTCGATCTCGGCAGCCGATGCTGAAATCGGCAACCTGATTGCCGAAGCAATGGAGAAAGTCGGCAAAGACGGCGTTATCACCGTCGAAGAATCCAAAGGCATGGGTACTAATCTGGAAGTCGTGGAAGGCATGCAATTTGACCGCGGCTACATTTCGCCATACATGATCACCGATACCGATAAGATGGAAGCGGTTCTCAATGATCCATACATCCTGATTACCGACCGCAAGATCGGCGCAATTGCCGACTTGCTGCCTACGTTAGAAAAAGTGGTTCAACAAGGCCGCGAACTTCTGATCATCGCAGAAGATATCGAAGGCGAAGCGTTGGCTACGCTGGTTGTCAATAAACTGCGCGGCACGTTCAAAGCCGTAGCTGTCAAGGCGCCTGGGTTCGGCGATCGCCGTAAAGCGATGCTCGAAGACATTGCCGCTCTGACCGGCGGTACGGTCATCACGGAAGAGGTTGGCCGTAAATTGGACAGCGTTGAACTGGCTGATCTGGGACGTGCGCGTCAAATTCGTGTTTCTAAAGAAGAAACTACGGTTGTTGATGGCGCGGGCGATGTTGCTTTGATTAAAGCGCGTGTTGGTCAGATCAAAGCGCAAATCGAAGAAAGCACTTCCGATTTTGATAAAGAAAAACTGCAAGAACGTCTGGCTAAATTGGCTGGCGGCGTAGCAGTAATTCAAGTCGGTGCAGCGACCGAAGTCGAACTGAAAGAAAAGAAATACCGCATCGAAGATGCTCTGAATGCGACTCGCGCAGCCGTTGAAGAAGGCATCGTAGCAGGCGGCGGTACCACGTTCATTTCCGTGCAATCGGCACTCGACAATATTGTCGCCGAAGGCGACGAAAGAACCGGCGTTGAAATCGTGCGGCGCGCGATTGAAGAACCGGTACGTCAGATTGCCAACAACGCTGGACTGGAAGGCGCTGTTGTCGTTGAATACGTTAAAAAAGCCGCCAAAGGCATCGGCTTTAACGCTTTGACGGAAGAGTATGTTGACATGATCGCTGCCGGTATCGTGGATCCGGCCAAGGTTACGCGTTCTGCGCTGCAAAATGCAGCTAGTATTGCGGCCATGGTCCTGACCACCGAAACGCTGGTTGCCGATAAACAAGAAAAAGAAGCGGCAGCTCCGGCCGGCATGGGTGGCATGGGCGGTATGGGCGGCATGGGCGGCATGATGTAG
- the tsaD gene encoding tRNA (adenosine(37)-N6)-threonylcarbamoyltransferase complex transferase subunit TsaD: MQTKKLCLTLAIETSCDETSAAVLLNGRQVLANVISSQIPLHQKYGGVVPEIASRKHIENVLPVIDEALQEAGVTLADIDVIGVTYGPGLVGALLVGVAAAKTLAYASDKPLVAVNHLEGHIFANFISHPELEPPFAALVVSGGHTSLVHVKDYNSFSLLGQTVDDAAGEAFDKVARVLKLPYPGGPHIDRLAKEGNGQAIAFPRALAQKNSMNFSFSGLKSAVLNYLNSAMQKGETIVAADVAASFQSAVVDVLVIKAMQACEICQSKKLVLAGGVAANSALKKALAEECRERGYEFFYPEPVLCTDNAAMIASRAHYQYREGLVAELDLNAVPSLKLIDANLAD, encoded by the coding sequence GTGCAGACAAAAAAACTCTGTCTTACGCTGGCGATAGAAACCAGTTGCGACGAAACATCGGCAGCCGTGCTGCTCAATGGGAGGCAGGTGCTTGCCAATGTAATTTCATCACAAATTCCTTTGCACCAAAAATATGGCGGCGTTGTACCTGAAATTGCGTCACGCAAGCATATTGAAAATGTACTGCCGGTGATTGATGAGGCGTTGCAGGAAGCGGGCGTAACACTGGCGGATATTGACGTGATTGGCGTAACGTATGGTCCGGGGTTGGTCGGTGCGCTGTTGGTAGGCGTTGCAGCAGCCAAAACGTTGGCGTATGCCAGCGATAAACCGTTGGTAGCCGTCAATCATCTGGAGGGACATATTTTTGCCAACTTTATAAGCCATCCTGAACTCGAACCGCCGTTTGCCGCGCTTGTCGTGTCTGGCGGACATACGTCGCTTGTTCATGTAAAAGATTACAATTCCTTTTCATTGCTTGGGCAAACTGTGGATGATGCGGCAGGAGAAGCGTTCGACAAAGTTGCGCGTGTTTTAAAGCTGCCGTATCCTGGCGGCCCGCATATTGACCGTTTGGCAAAAGAGGGTAATGGACAAGCGATTGCTTTTCCAAGAGCATTGGCGCAAAAGAACAGTATGAATTTCAGCTTTAGTGGCTTAAAGTCGGCAGTCCTCAATTATTTGAACAGTGCGATGCAAAAAGGTGAAACAATTGTGGCGGCTGATGTGGCAGCTAGTTTTCAATCGGCGGTGGTTGATGTCCTAGTAATAAAAGCGATGCAGGCGTGTGAAATCTGTCAAAGCAAGAAGCTGGTATTGGCTGGCGGCGTAGCCGCAAATTCGGCTCTGAAAAAAGCATTGGCAGAAGAGTGCCGGGAACGCGGTTATGAATTTTTTTATCCGGAACCTGTTTTGTGTACAGATAATGCGGCGATGATCGCCAGTCGAGCGCATTATCAATACCGAGAAGGCTTGGTAGCCGAATTGGATTTAAATGCGGTGCCTTCTTTGAAGCTAATCGATGCAAATTTAGCAGATTGA
- a CDS encoding GerMN domain-containing protein: protein MKKLLRYGVLGILAIFFLLAAGCSGAATTQKESTPPLVAGSPENDVSKQKLTVYFATKDANHVAPEVVFVPKTDNPAQVALEHLLAGPKSANLLAVATADVKLKRIWVKEHTAYLDFSDGLLKKAPGGSAYERLFVGAVVNTLTEFPNITSVRFLVEGKNIDTITGHLDLSEPVRRDEALIKRP, encoded by the coding sequence GTGAAGAAATTACTGCGTTATGGAGTCTTAGGTATACTGGCGATATTTTTTTTACTAGCTGCCGGATGCAGCGGTGCTGCTACGACGCAGAAAGAAAGTACGCCGCCGCTTGTTGCCGGCAGTCCTGAAAATGATGTGAGCAAGCAGAAACTGACTGTTTATTTTGCGACAAAAGATGCTAATCATGTTGCGCCGGAAGTCGTTTTTGTGCCAAAGACCGATAATCCGGCCCAAGTAGCGCTCGAACATCTGTTGGCGGGCCCGAAGAGCGCCAATTTGCTTGCGGTAGCCACTGCGGATGTGAAGCTGAAGCGAATCTGGGTAAAAGAACATACGGCATATCTTGATTTCTCGGATGGTCTGTTGAAGAAAGCACCGGGTGGCTCCGCATATGAGCGACTGTTCGTTGGTGCGGTGGTCAATACATTAACCGAATTCCCCAATATCACGAGTGTACGTTTTCTGGTGGAAGGGAAAAACATCGACACGATTACAGGCCATCTGGATTTGAGTGAGCCGGTACGGCGGGACGAGGCATTAATTAAGCGACCATGA
- the rimI gene encoding ribosomal protein S18-alanine N-acetyltransferase: protein MNTTVVFRRMNLADVDGVLAVEQATFSVPWSRDAFVGEMNNELAMYIVALEGGKIIGYAGAWVIVDEAHVTNVGIIAEWRGRGLGERLMRELIAKVKARGATAMTLETRVSNRVAQSLYGKLGFKSAGFRRKYYTDNQEDALIMWCENLP, encoded by the coding sequence GTGAACACAACAGTTGTATTTCGCCGGATGAATCTGGCAGATGTAGATGGTGTTCTGGCAGTGGAGCAAGCCACCTTTTCGGTTCCTTGGTCAAGAGATGCGTTTGTAGGCGAAATGAACAATGAGCTGGCCATGTACATTGTTGCCTTGGAAGGCGGTAAAATTATTGGCTATGCTGGTGCTTGGGTTATCGTTGATGAAGCGCATGTGACGAATGTCGGCATTATAGCCGAGTGGCGCGGTCGCGGCTTAGGCGAGCGCTTAATGCGTGAATTGATTGCCAAAGTTAAGGCGCGGGGCGCAACGGCGATGACGCTTGAAACCCGTGTTTCCAACCGGGTTGCACAATCGCTGTACGGCAAACTTGGCTTTAAGTCAGCCGGATTCCGCCGCAAATACTATACGGATAATCAGGAAGATGCACTTATTATGTGGTGCGAAAACTTGCCGTGA
- a CDS encoding ANTAR domain-containing response regulator has protein sequence MEKLRIVIADNESIIRMDLREILEEAGHSVVAEATDGAKAVEMARRHQPDLVIMDIKMPEMDGIAAATIISQEKIAPVLLLTAFSQKEIVDKAKESGVLAYLVKPVKEVNLFPAIEIAISRFREFNELEQELENIKGTLETRKLLDRAKGILMDAHGLNESEAYRKMQQYSMAKRLSIKEVAQSIVAAATKRNKR, from the coding sequence ATGGAAAAACTGCGTATTGTTATTGCTGACAATGAATCGATTATTCGCATGGATTTGCGGGAAATTTTAGAAGAAGCAGGGCATTCGGTAGTTGCTGAAGCGACGGATGGCGCTAAAGCAGTTGAAATGGCCAGGCGTCATCAACCAGATTTGGTCATTATGGATATCAAAATGCCTGAAATGGATGGCATTGCGGCAGCGACGATCATTTCACAAGAAAAAATTGCACCGGTGTTACTGCTGACAGCATTCAGTCAGAAAGAAATTGTCGACAAAGCAAAAGAATCCGGTGTTCTGGCTTATTTGGTAAAACCGGTTAAAGAAGTAAATTTGTTTCCGGCGATTGAAATTGCAATTTCTCGGTTTCGCGAATTTAATGAATTAGAGCAGGAATTGGAAAATATAAAAGGAACGCTTGAAACGCGAAAACTGCTCGATCGTGCAAAGGGAATTCTTATGGACGCGCATGGGCTTAATGAAAGCGAAGCTTATCGCAAGATGCAGCAATACAGCATGGCAAAACGACTTTCGATCAAAGAAGTGGCACAGTCAATTGTGGCAGCCGCAACAAAACGAAACAAGCGTTAA